From the genome of Papaver somniferum cultivar HN1 chromosome 2, ASM357369v1, whole genome shotgun sequence, one region includes:
- the LOC113350904 gene encoding uncharacterized protein LOC113350904 — translation MVKDCEVRLKGFMNNTSYDLQILKHFGIGCRKVKTIKAIECSFSLPDLDKIFCCDGASRGNPGCAGYGFIARDYASNFIAAESGGLGISTNFIAEIMGIICALEWAVQNSKEEVIINPDSTTAIRAFMRNNFPWYVWNRWKYICRKIKSIHFNHVYREVNFSADFFAKKGVHLPKGEVIKFATRPSQMHIMEFPTRP, via the coding sequence ATGGTGAAAGACTGTGAAGTGAGGCTTAAAGGTTTCATGAATAATACTTCATATGATCTTCAAATCCTTAAACACTTTGGCATTGGCTGTAGAAAGGTAAAAACTATAAAAGCTATTGAATGTTCCTTCTCCCTCCCTGATTTGGATAAGATATTTTGCTGTGATGGAGCATCAAGAGGGAATCCAGGTTGTGCAGGTTATGGGTTTATTGCTAGAGATTATGCTAGTAATTTCATTGCAGCTGAGAGTGGTGGTCTGGGCATATCAACTAATTTTATTGCAGAAATCATGGGGATTATATGTGCATTGGAATGGGCTGTCCAAAATTCTAAAGAAGAAGTAATTATTAATCCAGATTCTACAACTGCCATCAGAGCATTCATGAGGAACAATTTTCCTTGGTATGTTTGGAATAGATGGAAATATATATGCAGGAAAATCAAATCTATTCACTTCAACCATGTCTACAGAGAAGTAAACTTCTCTGCAGATTTCTTTGCCAAGAAAGGAGTTCATCTGCCAAAGGGTGAAGTGATAAAATTTGCAACTAGACCTTCTCAGATGCATATAATGGAATTTCCAACTagaccttga
- the LOC113350905 gene encoding uncharacterized protein LOC113350905 has translation MVEISEDDSASNLPIIHGVASQMGPPPPRPPRSGQVHGPSAGTGSTAGSSTPASEPSHACAAVETLDNNPNAGVKRSKVWDHYDIYENGERAKCKYCKKANYKIGKKNLDGKKHGTSNLQHHLDKCQKYKNEMNEARADGQQTLDFQPCKLGEEPQLVGVSFSQDACRER, from the coding sequence ATGGTTGAAATCTCAGAAGATGATTCTGCTTCTAATCTTCCAATTATACATGGAGTGGCATCACAAATGGGACCTCCCCCTCCACGTCCACCGCGTTCTGGACAAGTGCATGGACCATCAGCAGGGACAGGGAGTACCGCTGGCTCATCTACACCAGCTTCTGAACCTTCACATGCTTGTGCCGCAGTTGAAACATTAGATAATAATCCTAATGCTGGTGTGAAGAGATCAAAGGTATGGGATCACTATGATATTTATGAAAATGGTGAGAGAGCGAAATGTAAATATTGCAAAAAGGCTAATTACAAGATTGGTAAGAAAAATTTGGATGGTAAGAAACATGGGACTTCTAATCTCCAACATCATTTGGATAAGTGTCAGAAGTATAAGAATGAAATGAATGAGGCTAGAGCTGACGGACAACAAACACTTGACTTCCAGCCTTGCAAGCTTggagaggaaccacagttggttgGGGTGTCTTTTTCTCAAGATGCGTGCAGAGAGCGCTGA